GTCTGGACCAAGCCGTGAGCCGGCCGGAGGTCGCCAAATGAGCAAGAAGGTGTACATCAAGACCTTCGGCTGCCAGATGAACGAGTACGACTCGGACAAGATGGCAGACGTGCTGCATGCCGCCCAAGGCTACGAGCCGACCGCCGATGTGGAGCAGGCGGACCTGATCCTGTTCAACACCTGCTCGGTGCGCGAGAAGGCGCAGGAGAAGGTGTTCAGCGACCTGGGTCGCGTGAAGCACCTCAAAGCCAAGGGCGTGATGATCGGCGTGGGCGGCTGCGTGGCGAGCCAGGAGGGCGCGGCCATCATCGAGCGCGCGCCGTATGTCGACGTCGTCTTCGGCCCGCAGACCCTTCACCGGCTGCCCGACATGCTGTCACGCCGCGTGCAGCAGCGCCGGCCGCAGGTCGACATCAGCTTTCCGGAGATCGAGAAGTTCGACCACCTGCCGCCGGCGCGCGTGGACGGTGCATCGGCCTTCGTCTCCATCATGGAAGGCTGCTCCAAGTACTGCAGCTACTGTGTCGTGCCGTACACCCGCGGGGAAGAGGTCTCGCGGCCGTTCGACGACGTGCTGGTCGAGGTGGCGGGGCTCGCCGACCAGGGCGTCAAGGAAGTCACCCTGCTCGGGCAGAACGTCAACGCCTACCGGGGCGCCATGGGCGACACCGCGGAGATCGCCGACTTCGCGCTGCTGATCGAATACGTGGCGGACATCCCCGGCATCGAGCGCATCCGCTACACGACGAGCCATCCGAACGAATTCACGCAGCGCCTGATCGACGTCTACGCAAAGGTCCCGCAGCTCGTGAACCACCTTCACCTGCCCGTGCAGCACGGCAGCGACCGCATCCTCATGGCCATGAAGCGCGGCTACACGGCCATGGAATACAAGAGCACGGTCCGCAAGCTGCGCGCGATTCGGCCCCACATCCGGCTGTCGACCGACTTCATCGTCGGCTTCCCCGGCGAGACGGAGGACGACTTCGCCAAGACGATGAAGCTGATCGACGACGTCGGATTCGATGCCAGCTTCAGCTTCGTCTTCAGCGCACGGCCCGGCACGCCCGCGGCGGCCCTGCACGACGACACTGCGCAAGAGGTGAAGCTGCGGCGGCTGCAGAAGCTGCAGGCGGTGATCGAAGACAACGCCAGGCGCATCAGCGCGTCGCTGGTCGGCACGGCGCAGCGCATCCTCGTCGAGGGCCCTTCGCGCAAGGACAAGAGCGAGCTGATGGGCCGCACCGAGTGCAACCGCATCGTCAACTTCAAGGGCCAGCCACGCCTCATCGGCCGCATGATCGACGTGACGATCACCGAGGCCTATCCGCATTCGCTGCGAGCGGAAGTGCAGCTGAACGAGGACGTCTCGCTGCGCGGCTGGCGCTAGCGTCGGCCGGGCCCGAAGGCCCGCCACCACAAGGTCAGCGCGCAGGCGAGGACCATGGCGCCGTAGGTGGCCATCTTGCCGTCGCGACCCAGCACCAGCAGGCCGACGGTGCCCACCACCGCCGCACAGCCCGACGACCACAGCCACAGGCGCGCCCACGACACGCCCTTCAGATCGCGCAGCC
The Piscinibacter sp. XHJ-5 DNA segment above includes these coding regions:
- the miaB gene encoding tRNA (N6-isopentenyl adenosine(37)-C2)-methylthiotransferase MiaB; this encodes MSKKVYIKTFGCQMNEYDSDKMADVLHAAQGYEPTADVEQADLILFNTCSVREKAQEKVFSDLGRVKHLKAKGVMIGVGGCVASQEGAAIIERAPYVDVVFGPQTLHRLPDMLSRRVQQRRPQVDISFPEIEKFDHLPPARVDGASAFVSIMEGCSKYCSYCVVPYTRGEEVSRPFDDVLVEVAGLADQGVKEVTLLGQNVNAYRGAMGDTAEIADFALLIEYVADIPGIERIRYTTSHPNEFTQRLIDVYAKVPQLVNHLHLPVQHGSDRILMAMKRGYTAMEYKSTVRKLRAIRPHIRLSTDFIVGFPGETEDDFAKTMKLIDDVGFDASFSFVFSARPGTPAAALHDDTAQEVKLRRLQKLQAVIEDNARRISASLVGTAQRILVEGPSRKDKSELMGRTECNRIVNFKGQPRLIGRMIDVTITEAYPHSLRAEVQLNEDVSLRGWR